In a single window of the Metopolophium dirhodum isolate CAU chromosome 2, ASM1992520v1, whole genome shotgun sequence genome:
- the LOC132939560 gene encoding gamma-tubulin complex component 3 homolog, with the protein MTNSNEYFGNTFTNELYNTIYTEILKTNREETDSIDSIMGRLESPQKEQFISLFIDLKTKNDPLDMDFVLRLCHKLLEQQNKSNVSFLQTDQIIGRNELSHQYFGRKHFKDDKSDQNETDSSYGLFDKKNNDRFSLSSNRMNLLTDARIKYARKLLLNLTQCGQGIKWVKSDNDNTCVIIPNLEFVVKHVNELGRLHKIIKDYVKADNEHTGRVAKALRYSLQEKMNSYYVYVNKWLSANFDVLEHSKDCLRICIPLDHDVLTRFQCLEKIVKNSKGKSGCNLISSVIRSSIREIESKMLNEITKPINAMVLRWMTDGEIEDEHGDFFIVENLSESYWNNSHTLSSTNTLDFLNEYQLNCIYQTGKNMNLLLKMISSKMNAKIEKLRENIKILAADEDGLIIMLADKCSRTSTMLTDLCDQSSALLTEVLIGDYNLFQQFEGLRNYMLLGRGDFYTHVIHELEPYFGNNEIYTYQLNDIIKNSYALTSASNDNEELFSKLKYRIDTSGKVNWNSIKFEYKTDEPLNQILGSCTNQYVSVFQFLWRLKNVDWTTHKMWQELNYFVKKSYNKIELKPVLRNINALLSNMLSCVNEIQNFMFEIINDEWEQFKSETHRATSVKTVTDAHMSFLESITKCVNDGSVSLDAYVESLKIHVERFSNVLRCLVDTTESSSSEDPKTRKYGKLCEEKNMINAFMDNFGDIKKQYETELGDFLIKLKNCETRGLGALALRIDFNGYYSTNVSCIYWARPCVVITGE; encoded by the exons ATGACCAATTCAAATG aatattttggaaatacTTTTACAAATGAATTGTACAACACGATTTACacggaaatattaaaaaccaatcGGGAAGAGACAGATTCAATAGATAGCATTATGGGACGATTAGAATCACCTCAAAAAGAACAGTTTATTTCACTGTTTATTGATTTGAaaaccaaaaat gatcCTTTAGACATGGATTTTGTACTTCGACTTTGTCACAAATTATTAGAACAACAAAACAAATCGAATGTATCGTTCTTGCAAACTGATCAA ATAATTGGTAGAAATGAACTGAGTCATCAATATTTTGGGCGAAAACATTTTAAGGATGACAAATCTGATCAAAATGAAACCGATTCGTCATACGGtttgtttgacaaaaaaaataacgaccGTTTTTCTTTATCATCGAACAGGATGAATTTGTTGACTG acgcACGAATAAAATACGCTCGAAAACTGCTTCTAAATCTGACACAATGCGGCCAAGGCATCAAATGGGTAAAATCGGACAACGACAACACGTGCGTTATAATTCCAAATTTAGAATTTGTGGTAAAACATGTGAATGAGCTTGGACGTCTGCATAAAATTATCAAAGACTACGTTAAAGCCGACAACGAACACACCGGTCGGGTAGCCAAAGCTTTAAGATATAGTTTACAGGAGAAAATGAATTCATATTACGTTTATGTTAACAAGTgg ttaagtgCCAACTTTGACGTATTAGAACATTCTAAGGATTGCTTACGCATATGTATCCCTTTGGACCACGATGTTCTGACAAGGTTCCAGTGTCTAGAGAAAATTGTAAAGAATTCCAAAGGCAAGAGTGGTTGCAATTTAATATCGTCGGTGATCCGCTCCAGTATTCGTGAAATTGAGAGTAAAATGTTGAATGAG ATCACCAAACCCATAAATGCAATGGTACTCCGTTGGATGACTGACGGTGAAATAGAAGACGAACACggtgatttttttatagtagaaaacCTGTCTGAAAGTTATTGGAATAACAGCCACACATTAag tTCAACTAACACTTTAGATTTTCTGAACGAATATCAGTTAAACTGTATCTATCAAACtggaaaaaatatgaatttactgTTAAAAATGATTAGTTCAAAGATGAatgcaaaaattgaaaaacttagagaaaatatcaaaatcctAGCTGCCGATGAAG ATGGACTCATTATTATGTTGGCTGACAAGTGTAGTAGAACATCAACAATGCTAACTGACTTGTGTGATCAATCGTCTGCCTTGTTGACGGAAGTGTTAATAGGTGATTACAATTTGTTTCAACAATTCGAAGGACTACGAAATTACATGTTGCTTGGTCGTGGAGACTTTTACACTCATGTAATACACGAGTTGGA GCCGTATTTTGGAAATAATGAGATCTATACATATCAGTTGAatgatatcataaaaaattCATATGCTTTGACATCCGCTAGTAATGACAACGAGGAGCTGTTTAGTAAGCTGAAATACCGAATCGATACGTCCGGCAAGGTGAACTGGAATAGTATCAAGTTCGAGTACAAGACTGATGAACCTTTAAATCAA ATATTAGGTTCTTGCACTAACCAGTATGTGAGCGTTTTTCAATTCCTATGGCGACTGAAAAATGTAGATTGGACTACACACAAAATGTGGCAGGAACTTAACTATTTCGTAAAGAAATCATACAACAAGATtg AACTGAAACCGGTCTTGAGAAACATTAACGCATTACTGTCGAACATGTTGAGCTGCGTAAACGAAATTCAAAACTTCATGTTTGAAATAATCAACGATGAATGGGAACAGTTCAAAAGTGAAACACATAGAGCTACTTCCGTCAAAACGGTTACGGATGCTCATATGTCGTTTTTGGAATCAATTACGAAATGTGTGAATGACGGATCTGTG tCATTGGACGCGTATGTTGAATCGTTGAAAATACACGTCGAAAGGTTTTCCAATGTCTTACGTTGTCTCGTCGATACGACGGAATCGTCGTCGTCCGAAGACCCGAAGACCCGAAAGTACGGCAAACTTTGTGAAGAAAAAAACATGATAAATGCATTTATGGACAACTTTGgagatataaaaaaacaatacgag